A genomic segment from Desulforegula conservatrix Mb1Pa encodes:
- a CDS encoding peptide chain release factor 3: protein MNEILSEKAFKKEVEKRRTFGIISHPDAGKTTLTEKLLLFGGAIQQAGAVKSRKTDRHATSDWMAIEQERGISVTTSVMKFNYREFEVNLLDTPGHKDFSEDTYRVLTAVDSALMVIDSAKGVETQTKKLMEVCRMRNTPIITFINKLDRDGLAPLDLLSDIEENLQIECVPMTWPIGMGKRFKGVYNLYSKSLQLFKPGEEIITNDSIVITDIYDKTLDNLVGESLARELRGDIELLEGAASPFDYDHFLKGNQSPVFFGSAINNFGVRELLDAFVEMAPHPDSRETETREVSPYENEFSGFVFKIQANMDPSHRDRIAFLRICSGRFTRGMKVKHHRMDKDINLSNAIIFMAQDRANIDDAFPGDIIGLHNHGTIKIGDTFSTKEVLKFTGIPNFAPEHFRRVILKNPLKLKQLQKGLTQLAEEGAVQYFRPIKGSDYILGAVGVLQFDVTMARLKAEYSVDAIYEPVELSVARWIRADDKKTIDEFEKKYSHNLAKDSEGHLAFMTTSEWQLKFVMDDWPQITFMKTREQG from the coding sequence ATGAATGAAATTTTAAGCGAGAAAGCTTTCAAGAAGGAAGTCGAAAAACGCCGTACATTTGGAATCATAAGCCACCCCGACGCTGGTAAGACAACTCTTACAGAAAAGCTTCTCCTTTTTGGCGGTGCCATTCAACAGGCTGGAGCGGTTAAGTCGAGAAAAACCGATCGTCATGCAACCAGTGACTGGATGGCCATTGAACAGGAGCGCGGTATTTCTGTAACAACTTCGGTTATGAAGTTCAATTACAGAGAATTTGAGGTCAATCTTCTTGATACTCCTGGCCACAAGGACTTTTCCGAAGATACTTACAGGGTTTTAACTGCTGTAGACAGCGCTCTGATGGTGATTGACAGCGCAAAAGGCGTTGAAACCCAGACAAAGAAACTAATGGAAGTATGCAGAATGCGCAATACTCCCATTATCACATTCATAAATAAGCTAGACAGGGACGGCCTTGCGCCTCTTGATCTTCTTTCTGATATTGAAGAAAACCTTCAGATAGAATGCGTTCCCATGACTTGGCCAATCGGAATGGGAAAGAGATTTAAAGGGGTTTACAATCTATATTCGAAATCTTTGCAATTGTTCAAACCGGGCGAAGAAATAATAACAAATGACAGCATTGTCATCACAGATATATATGACAAGACCCTTGATAATCTCGTGGGAGAGTCCCTTGCACGGGAACTTAGGGGTGACATAGAACTGCTTGAAGGAGCAGCTAGCCCTTTTGACTATGATCATTTTCTAAAAGGCAATCAGTCTCCTGTTTTTTTTGGCAGTGCCATCAACAACTTCGGTGTAAGAGAACTTCTCGACGCTTTTGTGGAAATGGCACCGCATCCTGATTCAAGGGAAACTGAAACAAGGGAAGTCTCTCCTTACGAGAATGAGTTCTCTGGATTTGTATTTAAAATCCAGGCAAATATGGATCCATCCCACAGGGACAGAATTGCTTTTCTAAGGATTTGTTCAGGCAGATTTACGAGGGGGATGAAGGTTAAACATCACAGAATGGATAAAGATATCAATCTCTCAAACGCCATAATCTTCATGGCCCAGGACAGAGCAAACATAGACGATGCTTTCCCGGGTGATATTATTGGTCTCCATAACCACGGCACAATCAAAATAGGCGATACTTTTTCAACAAAGGAAGTTTTGAAATTTACAGGAATTCCAAATTTTGCTCCTGAACATTTCAGAAGGGTTATTCTTAAAAACCCGCTTAAACTCAAGCAGCTCCAGAAAGGCCTTACACAGCTTGCAGAAGAGGGCGCAGTTCAGTATTTCAGACCAATAAAAGGTAGCGACTATATATTGGGTGCCGTGGGCGTACTTCAGTTCGACGTTACAATGGCAAGACTTAAAGCTGAATACAGCGTCGATGCCATTTACGAACCTGTAGAACTTAGTGTCGCCAGATGGATAAGGGCTGATGATAAAAAAACAATCGATGAATTTGAAAAAAAATACAGCCACAACCTGGCAAAGGATTCTGAGGGCCATCTCGCATTTATGACCACTAGCGAGTGGCAGCTTAAATTTGTCATGGATGACTGGCCACAAATAACCTTTATGAAAACCAGGGAGCAGGGCTGA